In the genome of Myxococcus stipitatus, one region contains:
- a CDS encoding YqiA/YcfP family alpha/beta fold hydrolase produces MNDMPAVPRSEGPRWLYLHGFASGPDSTKGVAVSRHFGARGVEVARLNLRVPTMEGLRLSAMLETVREAMGGERDRVVLLGSSLGGLVAAHLAAADARVSGLVLLAPAFQVVRQLRRRMGEAAWGLWNKQGWIETDDFAEKRKVRVHSGFIADAEEVDAKWGGWPDVRVPTLVIHGRADDTCDIRYSRQWAEGKRNVKLVEVEDGHELVASLPRILAEAEEFLRPWGV; encoded by the coding sequence ATGAATGACATGCCCGCCGTGCCGAGGTCCGAGGGTCCGCGTTGGTTGTACCTGCATGGCTTCGCGTCGGGTCCGGACTCGACGAAGGGCGTGGCGGTGTCGCGTCACTTCGGGGCGAGGGGAGTGGAGGTGGCGCGGCTCAACTTGAGGGTGCCCACGATGGAGGGGCTGCGGTTGAGCGCGATGTTGGAGACGGTGCGGGAGGCGATGGGAGGGGAGCGGGACCGGGTGGTGTTGCTGGGGTCGAGCCTGGGAGGGTTGGTGGCGGCGCACCTGGCGGCGGCGGATGCGAGGGTGAGCGGGTTGGTGTTGCTGGCGCCGGCGTTCCAGGTGGTGCGGCAGCTGAGGAGGAGGATGGGAGAGGCGGCGTGGGGGTTGTGGAACAAGCAGGGGTGGATTGAGACGGACGACTTCGCGGAGAAGCGGAAGGTGCGAGTGCACTCGGGCTTCATCGCGGATGCGGAGGAAGTGGATGCGAAGTGGGGCGGGTGGCCGGATGTCCGGGTGCCCACGCTGGTGATTCACGGGAGGGCGGATGACACGTGTGACATCCGCTATTCGAGACAGTGGGCGGAGGGGAAGCGGAACGTGAAGCTCGTGGAGGTGGAGGATGGACACGAGCTGGTGGCGTCGCTCCCGCGGATTCTGGCGGAGGCTGAGGAGTTCCTGCGTCCCTGGGGGGTGTGA
- the cas2 gene encoding CRISPR-associated endonuclease Cas2 → MKKVTVLVCYDVQVSDSDGPRRLRRIARACKDHGVRVQYSVFECVLEPKDWVVLRARLLAELDDSCDSLRFYFLSEDVAKKTEHHGARVPLDVEGPLIV, encoded by the coding sequence ATGAAGAAGGTCACCGTGCTCGTTTGCTACGACGTGCAGGTGTCGGACTCGGATGGGCCTCGCCGCTTGCGACGAATCGCTCGAGCGTGCAAGGACCACGGTGTTCGGGTTCAGTACTCCGTTTTCGAGTGCGTGCTGGAGCCCAAGGATTGGGTGGTTCTGAGGGCTCGGCTGCTCGCGGAGCTGGATGACTCGTGCGATAGCTTGCGCTTCTATTTCCTGAGCGAGGATGTCGCGAAGAAGACGGAGCACCATGGGGCGAGGGTCCCTCTGGATGTCGAAGGACCCCTCATCGTGTGA
- the cas1c gene encoding type I-C CRISPR-associated endonuclease Cas1c has translation MTTALNTLFITLEGARLNKEGERVVVTLHDEKKAEVPLRHLRSVVCLARAWMTPELLESCVEAGIHVSFFGMTGRFLARVEGLPGGNVLLRRAQFRAADDGARTLEIARAVVVGKLGNARQFLMHARRDAVEERKPVLEEAVRRLSGHLRALERAEDLEQVRGLEGIAARDYFEVFPSLLKGEARRFTFDGRNRRPPRDPLNALLSFGYALLAQDCAGALAGVGLDPAVGFLHEDRPGRLSLALDLMEELRAPVVDRLVFSLVNRGQLKPEDFKTEAAGGVLLRDEARKAFLVAYQSAKQVEVQHVFLGQQTSWGLVPHLQALLLARVLRGELDGYPPFAVR, from the coding sequence ATGACGACCGCACTCAATACGCTGTTCATCACCTTGGAGGGGGCTCGGCTGAACAAGGAGGGTGAGCGGGTGGTGGTGACGCTCCATGACGAGAAGAAGGCTGAGGTCCCACTCCGGCATCTGCGCTCGGTGGTGTGTCTGGCGCGAGCGTGGATGACGCCGGAGTTGCTGGAGAGCTGCGTGGAGGCGGGCATCCATGTGTCCTTCTTCGGGATGACCGGGCGGTTCCTGGCGCGAGTGGAGGGCTTGCCTGGGGGAAACGTGTTGCTGCGGCGCGCGCAGTTCCGCGCGGCGGATGATGGGGCGCGCACGCTGGAGATTGCACGGGCGGTGGTTGTGGGCAAGTTGGGGAATGCTCGCCAGTTCCTCATGCATGCGCGCCGGGATGCGGTGGAGGAGCGCAAGCCTGTGTTGGAGGAGGCGGTGCGACGCCTGTCCGGGCATCTGCGCGCGTTGGAGCGGGCGGAGGACCTGGAGCAGGTTCGGGGGCTGGAGGGGATTGCGGCGCGGGACTACTTCGAGGTGTTTCCTTCGCTGTTGAAGGGGGAGGCTCGGCGGTTCACGTTTGATGGGAGGAATCGGCGGCCCCCGCGAGACCCGCTCAATGCGCTGCTCTCATTCGGGTATGCGCTGCTCGCGCAGGATTGCGCGGGGGCCTTGGCGGGGGTGGGGTTGGATCCAGCCGTAGGGTTTCTGCACGAGGACAGGCCGGGCAGGTTGTCGCTGGCGTTGGACTTGATGGAGGAGCTTCGTGCGCCGGTGGTGGACCGCCTGGTGTTCTCATTGGTGAATCGCGGGCAGCTCAAGCCGGAGGACTTCAAGACGGAGGCGGCGGGAGGCGTGCTGCTGCGGGATGAGGCCCGGAAGGCGTTCCTGGTGGCGTATCAGAGCGCGAAGCAGGTGGAGGTCCAGCATGTCTTCCTGGGGCAGCAGACGAGCTGGGGGCTGGTGCCTCATCTGCAGGCGCTGCTGCTGGCGCGAGTGCTCCGAGGGGAGCTGGATGGCTATCCTCCTTTCGCGGTGCGGTGA
- the cas4 gene encoding CRISPR-associated protein Cas4, with the protein MESRETWVALSALQHLLFCERQAALIHVERLWVEDVNTAKGRLLHERVDLPGHDARPGRRVERAVRLGCQRLRLTGRADLVEYHPDSTSPTGWRPFPVEVKRARRKSEEADRVQLCAQALCLEEMHGVDVPEGALFHGAEHRRQAVRFDARLRTLTEDAVARMHELLARCQVPAVPRAPKCEKCSLESRCLPQVTAGQRRASDHLRRMVEPVEF; encoded by the coding sequence ATGGAGTCTCGCGAGACCTGGGTTGCGTTGTCGGCCTTGCAGCACCTGCTGTTCTGTGAACGGCAGGCGGCGCTCATCCATGTGGAACGGCTGTGGGTGGAGGACGTCAACACCGCCAAGGGGCGCCTGCTTCATGAGCGCGTGGACCTACCAGGACATGATGCTCGGCCGGGCCGGCGCGTGGAGCGCGCGGTCCGGCTGGGCTGTCAGCGGTTGCGGCTGACGGGACGCGCGGACCTGGTCGAGTACCACCCCGACTCCACGAGTCCCACGGGCTGGCGCCCCTTCCCCGTGGAGGTGAAGCGCGCGCGACGGAAATCGGAGGAGGCCGACCGCGTGCAGCTCTGTGCGCAGGCGCTGTGCCTGGAGGAGATGCACGGTGTCGACGTTCCCGAGGGAGCGCTCTTTCATGGCGCGGAGCATCGGAGGCAGGCGGTGCGGTTCGATGCACGGTTGCGGACGCTGACAGAGGACGCCGTGGCGCGAATGCATGAGCTGCTGGCTCGGTGCCAGGTCCCCGCTGTTCCGAGGGCACCGAAGTGCGAGAAGTGCTCGCTGGAGTCGAGGTGCCTGCCGCAGGTCACCGCGGGGCAGCGGCGAGCCTCCGACCATCTGCGGCGCATGGTGGAGCCAGTGGAGTTCTGA
- the cas7c gene encoding type I-C CRISPR-associated protein Cas7/Csd2, translating into MSEFKNRYDFVLLFDVQDGNPNGDPDAGNLPRIDPETGHGLVTDVCLKRKVRNFIQLTQEKKPGLDIFVKEKAILNVSINDAYKGLGIDLNEKPTKAEDGKKRDSKGKAQGSEVEQGRAWMCKTFFDVRTFGAVMSTGANAGQVRGPVQLTFARSVAPIVSLEHAITRMAVATEAEAEKQGGDNRTMGRKNTVPYGLYRAHGFVSPHLARQTGFSPADLELLFKSFTHMFELDRSAARGLMAMRKVIVFKHGSELGNAPAHALFERVKVEPVQAEKPARAFTDYSVVVETAGLPQGIEVMDLV; encoded by the coding sequence ATGTCCGAGTTCAAGAACCGCTACGACTTCGTCCTGCTGTTCGACGTCCAGGATGGAAACCCCAATGGGGACCCGGATGCCGGAAACCTGCCGCGCATCGACCCGGAGACAGGGCACGGGCTGGTCACCGACGTGTGCCTCAAGCGCAAGGTGCGCAACTTCATCCAGCTCACCCAGGAGAAGAAGCCGGGCCTGGACATCTTCGTGAAGGAGAAGGCCATCCTGAACGTGTCCATCAATGACGCCTACAAGGGATTGGGCATCGACCTGAACGAGAAGCCGACGAAGGCGGAGGACGGGAAGAAGCGCGACTCGAAAGGCAAGGCTCAGGGCTCGGAGGTGGAGCAGGGCCGCGCGTGGATGTGCAAGACGTTCTTCGACGTGCGGACCTTCGGCGCGGTGATGTCCACGGGCGCCAACGCAGGACAGGTGCGCGGGCCGGTGCAGCTCACGTTCGCGCGCTCGGTGGCGCCCATTGTCTCGTTGGAGCACGCCATCACCCGCATGGCGGTGGCCACCGAGGCCGAGGCCGAGAAACAAGGCGGGGACAACCGGACCATGGGCCGGAAGAACACGGTGCCTTACGGGCTCTACCGCGCGCATGGCTTCGTGTCGCCACACCTGGCCAGACAGACGGGCTTCAGTCCGGCGGACCTGGAGCTCCTGTTCAAGTCCTTTACTCACATGTTCGAGCTGGACCGCAGCGCGGCGCGCGGGCTGATGGCCATGCGCAAGGTCATCGTGTTCAAGCACGGGTCGGAGCTCGGCAATGCGCCCGCACATGCGCTGTTCGAGCGCGTCAAGGTGGAACCTGTGCAGGCCGAGAAGCCGGCGCGCGCCTTCACGGACTACTCGGTGGTGGTGGAGACGGCTGGGCTGCCCCAGGGCATCGAGGTGATGGACCTGGTGTGA
- the cas8c gene encoding type I-C CRISPR-associated protein Cas8c/Csd1, with the protein MMLAALNAFAQERGLADDPLYENRPVDFLIRVSAKGTFQGLESTQDERGNGLPLLIPRIPQRAVNIAAGFLVDNSKYVLGYEEEPAPQTGKAGKGAVRFAAFLKLVREALSELKVPELRAVELFLASAASREEALAERAKEEWTGSEMLAFAVGDSVEPVHLLPEVRAWWARRGAKEAEQGRRGLCLVTGRIGVLAETHPKLKNVPEAQRAGAALVSFNARAFESQGFEQGDNAPISRQAALGYVLALNDLLRKSEERRYRQGIQAGDDSVLVFWTNSTAKEESALLSWMDPSEADLRRFLEAPFRGLEPGVLDTRSFYSVTLAGNSGRVAVRDWFQTSVGEVKQNLRRYFADLRLGAGPAEKPTPVWRLLKAVEAPSGRGLSATLSTRMLGAALRGQPFPRQLLSAALDRLQLPPSDDKFEREQLRLRVALIKATLIRLPRSGTAPLEVSVSLDKTNSSQPYVLGRLFAVLERLQGAALGDINATIRDRYFGAASRSPMTVFPRLLQLSVHHASKAEAERKGSGKRLERIKGEVMALLDSKVFPRIFLLEEQGLFAVGYYHQREDLFARHTPSEPASSDDEPSDDTE; encoded by the coding sequence ATGATGCTGGCGGCGCTCAATGCATTCGCACAGGAGCGAGGGCTCGCGGACGACCCGCTCTATGAGAATCGGCCGGTGGACTTCCTCATTCGGGTGAGTGCGAAGGGGACGTTCCAGGGGCTGGAGTCCACCCAGGATGAGCGAGGGAATGGACTTCCATTGCTCATTCCGCGCATCCCGCAGCGGGCGGTGAACATCGCCGCGGGGTTCCTGGTGGACAATTCGAAGTACGTGCTGGGGTACGAAGAGGAGCCAGCGCCGCAGACTGGAAAGGCGGGCAAGGGTGCGGTGCGGTTCGCGGCCTTCCTGAAGCTCGTGCGTGAGGCTCTCTCCGAGCTGAAGGTTCCCGAGCTTCGAGCGGTGGAGCTGTTCCTGGCGAGCGCTGCCTCGCGGGAGGAGGCGCTCGCGGAGCGGGCGAAGGAGGAGTGGACGGGCTCGGAGATGCTCGCGTTCGCCGTGGGCGACTCGGTGGAGCCTGTTCACCTCCTACCCGAGGTTCGTGCATGGTGGGCGCGACGAGGGGCGAAGGAGGCTGAGCAAGGGCGAAGGGGGCTGTGCCTGGTGACCGGTAGGATCGGCGTGCTGGCGGAGACCCATCCCAAGTTGAAAAACGTGCCGGAGGCTCAGCGTGCTGGGGCGGCCCTGGTGTCCTTTAATGCCAGAGCGTTCGAGTCCCAGGGGTTCGAGCAAGGTGATAACGCTCCCATCTCCCGGCAAGCGGCATTGGGGTACGTGCTCGCGCTGAACGACCTGCTGCGGAAGTCGGAGGAGCGTCGCTACCGGCAGGGCATTCAGGCGGGAGACGACTCGGTGCTGGTGTTCTGGACAAACAGCACTGCGAAGGAGGAGAGCGCTCTCCTCTCGTGGATGGACCCGTCGGAGGCCGACCTTCGCCGCTTCCTTGAGGCCCCTTTCCGAGGACTGGAGCCCGGCGTGCTGGATACGCGGAGCTTCTATTCCGTGACGCTCGCGGGAAACTCGGGCCGCGTCGCTGTGCGTGACTGGTTCCAGACGAGTGTGGGGGAAGTGAAACAGAACCTCCGGCGGTACTTCGCGGACCTGCGGTTGGGGGCGGGCCCAGCGGAGAAACCGACACCTGTCTGGAGACTGCTGAAGGCCGTGGAAGCGCCATCGGGAAGGGGGCTCAGTGCCACTCTTTCGACGCGGATGTTGGGGGCGGCGCTTCGAGGACAGCCGTTTCCTCGGCAGCTTCTCTCCGCGGCCTTGGACCGGCTCCAGCTTCCGCCATCGGACGACAAGTTCGAGCGCGAGCAACTCCGCCTTCGTGTCGCACTCATCAAGGCCACCCTCATTCGTCTTCCCCGAAGTGGAACTGCTCCCTTGGAGGTCTCTGTGTCATTGGACAAGACAAACTCGTCGCAGCCCTATGTTCTGGGACGCTTGTTCGCGGTGCTTGAACGATTGCAAGGGGCGGCGCTGGGCGACATCAACGCAACCATCCGAGACCGATACTTCGGCGCGGCTTCACGCAGCCCGATGACTGTCTTCCCTCGCCTCTTGCAGCTCTCCGTGCACCACGCCTCGAAGGCGGAAGCCGAGAGGAAAGGCTCCGGCAAGCGCCTGGAGCGAATCAAGGGCGAGGTCATGGCGCTGCTCGACTCCAAGGTGTTCCCACGCATCTTCCTCCTGGAGGAACAGGGCTTGTTCGCCGTGGGCTACTACCACCAGCGCGAGGACCTCTTCGCCAGGCACACGCCATCCGAGCCTGCGTCCTCGGACGATGAACCTTCTGACGACACTGAGTGA
- the cas5c gene encoding type I-C CRISPR-associated protein Cas5c: MKTAASKRFRVRARGPVACFTRPEMKAERVSYEVMTPSAARGVLEAILWKPAIRWQVHEIAVIAPVRWMSFRRNEVNSRATVGKFDYAADEDRAQRNTVALRDVDYVITASFSLVSGKAGAEDNLRKFEEMFERRLEKGQYFHAPYLGCREFAARVEVPPDGLTPSDVAVERRPLGLMFYDFAFGDSGSATRPLFFDAYLDRGVLQVPPWAQVLERNGGTP; the protein is encoded by the coding sequence ATGAAGACAGCAGCGAGCAAGCGATTCCGCGTGCGGGCCCGTGGGCCCGTGGCGTGCTTCACACGGCCCGAGATGAAAGCCGAGCGGGTCAGCTACGAGGTGATGACACCCTCCGCGGCGCGGGGCGTGCTGGAGGCGATTCTGTGGAAGCCCGCGATTCGCTGGCAGGTCCATGAGATTGCGGTCATCGCGCCCGTGCGCTGGATGAGCTTCCGCCGCAACGAGGTGAACAGCCGCGCGACAGTGGGGAAGTTCGACTACGCGGCGGACGAGGACCGGGCACAGCGCAACACGGTGGCGCTGCGTGACGTGGACTACGTCATCACCGCGTCCTTCTCTCTCGTGTCAGGCAAGGCGGGAGCGGAGGACAACCTCCGCAAGTTCGAGGAGATGTTCGAGCGGCGGTTGGAGAAGGGGCAGTACTTCCACGCGCCCTATCTGGGCTGCCGCGAGTTCGCTGCGCGGGTGGAGGTGCCGCCTGATGGCCTGACGCCCTCGGACGTCGCGGTGGAGCGCAGGCCGCTGGGGTTGATGTTCTACGACTTCGCCTTCGGTGACTCGGGCAGTGCGACGCGGCCGCTGTTCTTCGATGCGTATCTGGACCGAGGCGTGCTCCAGGTACCGCCGTGGGCGCAGGTGCTGGAGCGCAATGGAGGCACGCCATGA
- a CDS encoding CRISPR-associated endonuclease Cas3'', whose product MTRIGRRPHLLKEHLEAVGRLAAGFAPREDMKVPALATGRWHDLGKYRRHFQNRIREENGFEAHLEPDHGGDRDHSTAGALWALREDLRLLPLAMAIAGHHCGLSDQEKFKERVRRPEKTAQLQDALAQGIPKDIQATPSGLTVAPLLKLSPHRLEFWTRMLFSTLCDADFLDTEWFFDASRGAERKVEVALAQLADGLRASLDKKQSGAPDTVVNQVRREVLSAVLAAAPSSPGVFSLTVPTGGGKTLTSMAFALEHARVHGHKRVIVAIPYTSIIEQSAAVYREAFGELGHAVIEHHSAVDPLKETALNRVASENWDAPVIVTTTVQLLESLFAHRPSACRKLHNIAHSVIVLDEAQTLPPSLLTTILDGLGTLVEDYGCSVVICTATQPALGRRPALPEGFASIRELVPPEVRAFERLRRVRVRWPSSREPTSYAELAEAVAREQDVLVVVHRRDDARKLCALIDALVGGEGKTLHLSALMCPEHRSVVLEDIKARKRRGEPVRLVATQLVEAGVDLDFAVVYRSMAGMDALGQAAGRCNREGLLAGLGELRVYEAETAPPPGVLRAAMDVTRTLLVQRPDLDLFAPENFRLFFERLYANASRDGKGIQDSRKALQFEAVAGKFKLVEDGWSAPVVVPYAGCEPWLEALKKAGPSRERLRALQRFTVTVPRKVREAWVAREWAQVASDTVVFLGPEHRSTAYDPRFGLMPDKVGVLDPGTLIPG is encoded by the coding sequence GTGACAAGGATTGGACGACGTCCTCACCTCCTCAAGGAGCATCTGGAGGCCGTCGGAAGACTCGCGGCGGGGTTCGCGCCTCGCGAGGACATGAAGGTGCCCGCCTTGGCGACGGGGCGCTGGCATGACCTTGGAAAGTACCGACGGCACTTCCAGAACCGCATCCGCGAGGAGAACGGCTTCGAGGCGCATCTGGAGCCGGACCACGGCGGAGACCGTGACCACTCCACGGCGGGGGCGTTGTGGGCACTGCGTGAGGACCTTCGACTGCTTCCACTGGCCATGGCCATCGCGGGACACCACTGCGGACTGTCGGACCAGGAGAAGTTCAAGGAGCGTGTGCGGCGGCCGGAGAAGACGGCTCAGCTTCAGGATGCGCTGGCACAAGGCATTCCGAAGGACATCCAGGCGACGCCCTCGGGATTGACCGTCGCGCCGCTGCTGAAGCTGTCTCCGCATCGTTTGGAGTTCTGGACGCGGATGTTGTTCTCGACGCTCTGCGACGCGGACTTCCTCGACACCGAGTGGTTCTTCGACGCCAGCCGAGGCGCGGAACGGAAGGTGGAGGTGGCGCTGGCGCAGCTCGCCGATGGGCTCCGCGCCTCTCTCGACAAGAAGCAGAGTGGCGCCCCGGACACGGTAGTGAACCAGGTCCGGCGCGAGGTGCTCTCCGCTGTTCTCGCAGCGGCGCCGAGTTCTCCCGGTGTCTTCAGCCTGACTGTGCCCACGGGGGGCGGGAAGACGCTGACGTCCATGGCGTTCGCGCTGGAGCACGCGCGGGTTCATGGACACAAGCGCGTCATCGTCGCGATTCCGTACACCTCCATCATCGAGCAGAGCGCGGCCGTCTATCGGGAGGCTTTCGGTGAGCTCGGGCACGCCGTCATCGAGCATCACTCGGCCGTGGACCCCCTGAAGGAGACGGCGCTCAACCGGGTCGCGAGTGAGAACTGGGATGCGCCGGTCATCGTCACCACCACGGTGCAGCTCCTGGAGAGCCTCTTCGCCCATCGTCCGTCGGCGTGCCGGAAGCTGCACAACATCGCTCACAGCGTCATCGTGCTCGACGAGGCGCAGACGCTTCCTCCGTCGCTGCTGACGACCATCCTGGATGGCTTGGGGACGCTGGTGGAGGACTACGGCTGCTCGGTGGTCATCTGCACCGCCACGCAGCCCGCGCTGGGGCGGCGTCCGGCGCTCCCGGAGGGCTTTGCCTCGATTCGTGAGCTGGTGCCGCCGGAGGTGCGCGCGTTCGAGCGGTTGCGCCGGGTTCGGGTGCGATGGCCGTCGAGTCGTGAGCCGACCTCCTATGCCGAGCTCGCTGAAGCCGTGGCGCGTGAGCAGGATGTGCTCGTGGTGGTTCATCGGCGCGACGATGCACGCAAGCTCTGTGCGCTGATCGACGCGCTGGTGGGCGGGGAGGGGAAGACGCTGCACTTGTCCGCGTTGATGTGTCCCGAGCATCGCTCGGTGGTGCTCGAGGACATCAAGGCTCGCAAGCGGCGGGGGGAGCCTGTGCGGCTCGTGGCGACGCAATTGGTGGAGGCCGGGGTGGACCTGGACTTCGCCGTCGTCTACCGAAGCATGGCGGGGATGGATGCCCTGGGTCAGGCCGCTGGGCGATGCAATCGGGAGGGACTCCTCGCGGGGTTGGGGGAGCTTCGCGTCTATGAGGCGGAGACGGCACCTCCGCCGGGAGTGCTCCGCGCGGCGATGGATGTCACTCGGACGCTGTTGGTGCAGCGACCCGACCTGGACCTCTTCGCTCCCGAGAATTTCCGACTCTTCTTCGAGCGGCTGTATGCGAACGCGAGCCGCGACGGCAAGGGCATCCAGGACTCGCGCAAGGCGCTTCAATTCGAGGCGGTCGCTGGGAAGTTCAAGCTCGTCGAGGACGGGTGGAGCGCGCCCGTTGTCGTGCCTTACGCGGGCTGCGAGCCGTGGTTGGAGGCGCTGAAGAAGGCAGGGCCGTCGCGCGAGCGGCTGCGGGCCTTGCAGCGCTTCACGGTGACGGTTCCTCGCAAGGTGCGCGAGGCGTGGGTGGCGCGAGAGTGGGCCCAGGTGGCTTCAGACACGGTGGTGTTCCTGGGGCCGGAGCACCGGAGCACGGCGTACGACCCGCGGTTTGGCCTGATGCCCGACAAGGTCGGGGTTCTCGACCCGGGCACACTCATCCCCGGCTGA
- a CDS encoding aldehyde dehydrogenase family protein, which translates to MLNTELVGGPLLHLESQRLLAEARRVVPEAFDSQGRLLSPVAGKWVHPTAWFSAVSPIDGKVLAELPLLDATQVSDGVEKAAAEFLPWSARSIDKRSRAVMQAVTLLEEHRDLLIKLLAWDIGKTLPTAANDVDRCLAGIRWYVEQIGPMLESRKPLGLISNIASWNYPFSVLMLNVLVQSLAGNSVVAKIPTQGGGVSLTLAFALLRRAGLPVSLVGGRGRDLSEALVAHPRIAGLAFIGGRANGGEVHRRLRATDKRYALEMEGVNAYAITHFTDWDSLGQQLRSSFDFGKQRCTAYTRWVVEKSLVPKFVRTYVDAVSTLRVGHPLLGAPVDFGPLISPSKAEELRTLITEAQAHGAKVLFQGELAEDAFTSAQERGAYLPPALLFGLPQDSELYLREPFGPIDILVSVDSEDELIHEANVSRGALVASVATDDPELAQRIASRLQAFKVGINKMRSRGDRDESFGGKGGSWAGAFVGGTHLVRAFTDGPHPLEGNWPD; encoded by the coding sequence ATGCTGAATACCGAACTCGTTGGCGGGCCCCTTCTTCACCTCGAGAGCCAGCGCCTGCTCGCCGAAGCCAGGCGTGTCGTCCCCGAGGCCTTCGACTCGCAGGGACGCCTGCTCTCCCCTGTCGCCGGCAAGTGGGTCCACCCGACCGCCTGGTTCAGCGCCGTGTCCCCCATCGACGGCAAGGTCCTCGCCGAGCTGCCCTTGCTCGACGCCACACAAGTCTCCGACGGCGTCGAGAAGGCCGCCGCGGAGTTCCTCCCCTGGTCCGCCCGCTCCATCGACAAGCGCTCCCGCGCCGTCATGCAAGCCGTGACACTCCTCGAGGAACACCGCGACCTGCTCATCAAGCTGCTCGCGTGGGACATCGGCAAGACGCTCCCCACCGCCGCCAATGACGTGGACCGGTGTCTCGCCGGCATCCGGTGGTACGTGGAGCAGATTGGCCCGATGCTCGAGAGCCGGAAGCCGCTCGGCCTCATCTCCAACATCGCCTCGTGGAACTATCCGTTCTCCGTGCTGATGCTGAACGTGCTCGTGCAATCCCTCGCGGGCAACTCGGTCGTCGCCAAGATTCCCACGCAGGGAGGCGGCGTCTCGCTCACCCTCGCCTTCGCGCTGCTGCGTCGCGCGGGCCTGCCCGTCTCCCTCGTGGGCGGACGCGGCCGAGACCTCTCCGAGGCACTCGTCGCCCACCCGCGCATCGCGGGCCTCGCGTTCATCGGCGGCCGAGCCAACGGCGGCGAGGTCCACCGCCGCCTGCGCGCCACCGACAAGCGCTACGCCCTGGAGATGGAAGGCGTGAATGCCTACGCCATCACCCACTTCACGGACTGGGACTCGCTGGGCCAGCAGCTCCGCTCCAGCTTCGACTTCGGCAAGCAGCGCTGCACCGCGTACACGCGATGGGTCGTCGAGAAGTCCCTGGTCCCCAAGTTCGTACGCACCTACGTGGACGCCGTGTCCACGCTGCGCGTCGGCCATCCCCTCCTCGGTGCCCCCGTCGACTTCGGCCCGCTCATCTCCCCCAGCAAGGCGGAGGAGCTGCGCACCCTCATCACCGAAGCCCAGGCCCACGGCGCCAAGGTCCTCTTCCAAGGGGAGCTCGCCGAGGACGCCTTCACCTCCGCACAGGAGCGCGGCGCCTACCTCCCGCCCGCCCTGCTCTTCGGCCTCCCACAGGACAGCGAGCTCTACCTCCGCGAGCCCTTCGGCCCCATCGACATCCTCGTGTCCGTGGACTCCGAGGACGAACTCATCCACGAAGCCAACGTCTCCCGCGGCGCGCTCGTGGCCTCGGTGGCGACGGATGACCCGGAGCTCGCGCAGCGCATCGCGTCCCGCCTCCAGGCCTTCAAGGTCGGCATCAACAAGATGCGCTCACGCGGAGACCGGGACGAGTCCTTCGGCGGCAAGGGTGGCTCCTGGGCCGGCGCCTTCGTCGGCGGCACCCACCTGGTCCGCGCCTTCACCGACGGCCCGCATCCGCTGGAAGGCAACTGGCCGGACTGA
- a CDS encoding esterase family protein, producing MNREYHRWYSERLHRDMELLLFGHSGEPVLLLPTSRGRFYQAEDFGLIGAISDRIQSGRYLVVCPDSVDEESWFNTAVHPHDRLARHKEWEAYLLHEVVPLLARRSTGGRMTLAGCSFGGFHSYNVGLRHPHVFQRLISMGGKFETDEFLDGHHDPDVYYHSATQWLPNVHDTQQLAALQRVEMVLAVGEHDFCRASNEHLSSLLWKKDIANQLAVWQGGTHDWPVWRQMIQQYLPW from the coding sequence ATGAACCGCGAATACCACCGCTGGTACAGCGAGCGCCTGCACCGGGACATGGAGTTGTTGCTCTTTGGCCACTCCGGCGAACCCGTGCTGCTGCTGCCCACCAGTCGGGGGCGTTTCTACCAGGCCGAGGACTTCGGCCTCATCGGCGCCATCTCCGACCGCATCCAATCGGGCCGCTACCTCGTCGTGTGCCCGGACTCGGTGGACGAGGAGTCCTGGTTCAACACCGCCGTCCATCCCCACGACCGCCTCGCGCGACACAAGGAATGGGAGGCGTACCTGCTCCACGAAGTGGTGCCCCTGCTCGCCCGTCGGAGCACGGGGGGACGCATGACGCTGGCCGGGTGCAGCTTCGGCGGCTTCCACTCGTACAACGTGGGCCTGCGCCACCCGCACGTCTTCCAGCGGCTCATCTCCATGGGCGGCAAGTTCGAGACCGACGAGTTCCTCGACGGCCACCACGACCCGGACGTCTACTACCACTCCGCCACGCAGTGGCTCCCCAATGTCCACGACACGCAGCAGCTCGCGGCGCTCCAACGCGTGGAGATGGTGCTCGCGGTGGGCGAGCACGACTTCTGCCGCGCCTCCAACGAGCACCTCTCCAGCCTGCTGTGGAAGAAGGACATCGCCAACCAGCTCGCCGTCTGGCAGGGCGGCACCCACGACTGGCCGGTGTGGCGGCAGATGATTCAGCAGTACCTGCCCTGGTAG